The genomic DNA CTGATTCGGCGCAGCCTGCATAGCTGCCAGTTGCAGGCAGAAATAACCGAGCTGCACACAGTGTTCCTGCGGCACGCCGGCCCATCGCGGCACGGCAAGGCTGTCCCAGGCACGCAGACGGCCCTTGAGCCGCGCCGCCTCGACTTTGTTCATGCCCATCTGTTGATAGTGTTCGGCTTCGATTTCGCCAGCGGTCAGGGTGACAATCCAGGCGTTATCGGCCTGACTGTACAAGCCATAGGCGGCCAGTTCGGCATCGTCGGCGTGCGGTGCAATCACCATCACGCGCTGACGGCGATAGTCCGGTTGCTCCAGCGCCCACAGCACCGGCTCACCGGCCACCCGGCAGAACCGCCCGCGCAGACACAACTGGCCTTGCGACAAGGCTTGCGCCTGACCGCTGAGGTTCAGGTAACGCAGGCCATTGACGCCGCGCTCGAAGGTTTGCGCATCAGGATTTGTCCCACCGACCAGCTCGACGCGCGGATCGAAAAAGCGCCCCAGCCAAGTGCTTTTGACGCGCACCGCCAGTATCAGCGTGGCCTCGTCCAGCAGCATAACGCCCTCGTCCAGACGTAACTGTTCGCCACTGAGATGCACTTTCGGCTGCGGGGTGTACGGAGGGAAGCTGTATTGGTAATCGTCTTTTGGCGAGTAGAACAAGTGATCGGCAAACCACGCTTCGTGGGCGATCCAGCCGACCACGGCGAGTATCAGCG from Pseudomonas baetica includes the following:
- a CDS encoding PIG-L deacetylase family protein: MSRKQQLLKRHRRNKRITLLIALIVLIALGVLVAWWLPLILAVVGWIAHEAWFADHLFYSPKDDYQYSFPPYTPQPKVHLSGEQLRLDEGVMLLDEATLILAVRVKSTWLGRFFDPRVELVGGTNPDAQTFERGVNGLRYLNLSGQAQALSQGQLCLRGRFCRVAGEPVLWALEQPDYRRQRVMVIAPHADDAELAAYGLYSQADNAWIVTLTAGEIEAEHYQQMGMNKVEAARLKGRLRAWDSLAVPRWAGVPQEHCVQLGYFCLQLAAMQAAPNQAVGSREADLNDTRLFRQLNPFTLPGDADGAPTWNNLLADLREVLLRARPDVIVLPHPTLDPHPDHICAQQAVLQALSGLDWQPTLLGYANHLHDNDRWPMGNVGQGIALPPAFDATVPMQPLCLPLSIELQRDKAMALGMMHDLQPPVPFKRRLRRLIQRLLADRAPSMYGENEFFRKAVRRQELLWLLKQGEAGVHRGEL